The genomic DNA CCAGGCAATCATGTCCGCCGCCACTATGGCCCCTAACACGGCGGCAGCTCCTCAGGTCACGCCAGCTACTCTTGTCACCCTCAAAGTCAGCTATCATGGCTCAACCCGCCGATTCAAGCTCCCTCTGCGGGAAATGGTTCCTGCGTTTCTGGAAAACAGGGTGAGTTTGGCCGTCGCTCGACTTGACAACGATGATACTGATGGTTTTGGATAGATCCGAGGAGTTCTGAACATTCGCCCCGATGCCGATGTTGTGTTTGAGAGATACTCCGACTCTGCCACCTCTTACGTAGTGCTCGACAAGGCCAACACCTCAGTATACAAGCAGCTCTACCGTGCTGCTAAAGCTAAGCAGAAGCTCAGGCTTCGTGTGACAGTGAAGGAGACGCCAGCACAAGCATCCCTCGATTCGCTCATTCAAGCTGCCGAGCCCGCTGAAACCCCCGTGGAGAAGGTTACCGAAGAGCCTGTCGAAAAGCCAACTCTGCCGATTCCGAAAGAGTTGATTGAGGCCAGAATTGCCGAAGCCAAGGCTGCCGTGGCCGTCAGGGAAGGACCTAAGCCTGCTTCGGTGgccgatgaggttgaggaagaagcagtCTCGAGCCCTGCCGAAAATTCCGAGGAGATCGAGCAACCTACACCCGTCGAGCCAGTCCAACCTCTGAAGATCCCAGACGCCGTCCTCGCTGATTACGAAATGGCCATTTTGAAGTTGGAGCAACAGAGTCAGGCACGTTTCGCTGCCGAGATGAACCTCGTGCCCCCTGCTATCAGGTCAAACTATGCTGTCTGCTGTAACAGCTGCGACAAGAATGTTCCTGACATGCATTATCACTGCTCAAAGTGCGACGGCGGCGATTTCGATCTCTGCCCGGGGTGTGTGGATCAAGGTGTCGCTTGCTATGGCGCTGACCACTGGTTGATCAAGCGGTTCATCAAGAACGGCGTtatcatcagcagcaccaccgagACGCTGCCTCCCAAGCAGGTCAAGCaagcagctcctccctcccctccatttCCCCCAAGCCCTGCGGCCGAGAagccatccaccccctcagcTTCAGAGCGCATCATTCCCATTTTCAACGGCCTCGCCTACTCCAGCATGCGCACTTGCAACTGCTGCGTCCGGGAGCTCCCCGAGGTGGACTTTGTCCACTGCTCGACCTGCGAGGATTATGACCTTTGCCGAAGTTGTTTCGCCAAGAACACCCATGGTCACCACCCCAAGCACACCTTCGTTGCCGCTGTTGAGGGCACACGCTTGGAGCCTGATGTGGCTCGCCGTCTTGGTGCTGGCCGTGGCCAAAAGCACAATGCCATTTGCGACGGTTGCGATACTAACATTCGCGGCATCCGTCACAAGTGCCTGAACTGTCCTGACTGGGATTATTGCAGCGAGTGTATGGCGAACGCCTCTTTTATTCACCCCGGTCATCGGTTCGTGCCCATCTACGAGCCACTCGAGTACGCCGGTATTTCCGACTTGTTCGCCCGCCCTACTCACCAGGGTATCTGCTGCGACGGCCCCCTCTGCTCAGTTAACCGCAACAATTACACCTACATCACGGGAGACCGTTACAAGTGCGCTGTTTGCAATGATACCGACTTTTGCGAGGCTTGCGAAGCCAGCCCTGCCAACACCCACAACAAAACTCATCCTCTCATCAAGTTCAAGACGCCCGTTAGACACGTCAgcgtcaccaccacaggaGAAAATGAGAACGGCCGTGCCATCCCTACCATGGGAGATCGCCGTCCTCGTGTGACCACTTCTCGAGCCACCGAGACTGTCAACGCACCTGTGCTGTCGTCTTCCAACGTGCAGACTGTCATTGACGTGAAGCCCGTGGAGCACGATATCAacaaggaggtggagaagaagcctgcTGAGAAGGTCGAGATCAAGACTGAAACGACCGAGGTGAGGCCTGTGGAGCAGGTTGCTCCTGCCGCTCCAGCTGAGCTCGTCGCCGTGTTCGTCAAGGACACCGTTGCTGATGGCACCGTCATGGAGCCCAACCACGTCTTTGAGCAGACCTGGATTCTTCGCAACGAAGGCAAGACAGCGTGGCCCGCTGGCTGCTCTGTCATGTTTGTTGGCGGCGACTATATGGGCCATGTTGACTCGACTCACCCGGCAGCTACCCAGGACCTCCGTGCGTCCAATGTCTCGACTGTCTGCTATTCCCCCATCCTTCCAGGAGAGGAATTCCCCTTCACCGTCTTGCTCAGAACTCCTCTGCGCACCGGTAGAATTGTTTCCAACTGGCGTTTGACCACTCCCGATGGTCTCAAGTTCGGCCATCGCCTATGGTGCGACGTCAAGGTCGAGCACCCCAAGTCGGTCGCTCCTGTTGTTTCCGAGCAAGTGAAGGAGGAGCGCGAGGTCGTCGCCAAGCCCGAGCCTGCGCTTGCACCCAAGGAAGAGGTTCAGCTTCACCAGAGCCAGATGATCTTCCCCAAGCTTGAGAAGGAATCGCCCGTCTCCAGCTTGCACGAGGATGACAAGTCTGAGTCGGCGGTTACGTACGAGCAGTACGAAGACTgcgaggatgatgactggGATGCTGCCGAGTCGGAGGAGGGATTCATGACCGACGAAGAATACGACATCCTCGATGCTTCCGACGAGGAATACTCCGAGGCTCATTCTCGCAAATAAGTATTCAGCAACAGTATCTCGATGGATCATGACATGAACTCCTGTCGCCCGGCTGGACCCGCGAACACCACCCCGTGGTTTCTTAGGTAAACATGGTGGGATGTACACGAAATACTGTATATCACGGGACAATGTGCGAACGCTGGTACACGGTGAGCAGCTAGGCACATGCCACTAGGCGTTGTATGGTGGAATAAGTTGGCCGGTCTATTTTGGGTTGATTTTGGTTTGCGGTTGGTTGGATGGCTATTCATTCTTTGCTGAGGAACTCAAAACAACCTTGATTAGGATTGCGGCTCGGTCAGGAgcaccaaaacaaaccaGGCGGTCAACTCTTCTGGTTCGCACTGGCAGTTTTGAGGTGATCTTTTCCACCATTTTGCAAAGTGCGTGGGGCGAAACAGAATCTAGGAGCCCAACACGGGCAAAAAGGGGTGATATCATCATTCAGGGCTTGTCTGCCTTGTTTTTtccttgtcttttttctACTTTTACATTTACTTTTACCGAAGATAACGTGGTTATGGGTTGAAATTAAGTCTCCTCTTTATTTTGCTTTGTCAAGTGCAACTTTTCGG from Podospora pseudoanserina strain CBS 124.78 chromosome 2, whole genome shotgun sequence includes the following:
- a CDS encoding hypothetical protein (COG:S; EggNog:ENOG503NTYG) codes for the protein MSAATMAPNTAAAPQVTPATLVTLKVSYHGSTRRFKLPLREMVPAFLENRIRGVLNIRPDADVVFERYSDSATSYVVLDKANTSVYKQLYRAAKAKQKLRLRVTVKETPAQASLDSLIQAAEPAETPVEKVTEEPVEKPTLPIPKELIEARIAEAKAAVAVREGPKPASVADEVEEEAVSSPAENSEEIEQPTPVEPVQPLKIPDAVLADYEMAILKLEQQSQARFAAEMNLVPPAIRSNYAVCCNSCDKNVPDMHYHCSKCDGGDFDLCPGCVDQGVACYGADHWLIKRFIKNGVIISSTTETLPPKQVKQAAPPSPPFPPSPAAEKPSTPSASERIIPIFNGLAYSSMRTCNCCVRELPEVDFVHCSTCEDYDLCRSCFAKNTHGHHPKHTFVAAVEGTRLEPDVARRLGAGRGQKHNAICDGCDTNIRGIRHKCLNCPDWDYCSECMANASFIHPGHRFVPIYEPLEYAGISDLFARPTHQGICCDGPLCSVNRNNYTYITGDRYKCAVCNDTDFCEACEASPANTHNKTHPLIKFKTPVRHVSVTTTGENENGRAIPTMGDRRPRVTTSRATETVNAPVLSSSNVQTVIDVKPVEHDINKEVEKKPAEKVEIKTETTEVRPVEQVAPAAPAELVAVFVKDTVADGTVMEPNHVFEQTWILRNEGKTAWPAGCSVMFVGGDYMGHVDSTHPAATQDLRASNVSTVCYSPILPGEEFPFTVLLRTPLRTGRIVSNWRLTTPDGLKFGHRLWCDVKVEHPKSVAPVVSEQVKEEREVVAKPEPALAPKEEVQLHQSQMIFPKLEKESPVSSLHEDDKSESAVTYEQYEDCEDDDWDAAESEEGFMTDEEYDILDASDEEYSEAHSRK